In the genome of Segatella copri, one region contains:
- a CDS encoding T9SS type A sorting domain-containing protein, whose translation MRLLSTLCLSLLLGASGTAAMASSKASFAKKFKNADIHRLVSVPGMVNCSNSAYQMRQAGFANISNAPSRIGDTPTNSASGEAYGWVTGSDGGNWYFTQSIVSRDSVYSEYYTAHFHESSEITLFDNNHKQVGSFSVKVPEGWKHVANITPYGPVTKKLFDKDGKSNEILVEFHDAFNGENKYLTRAYDVNTGEIKFEMEGTGLVFDASKGWNSYQRLIMTHESDSLYNIDVIAPPALGKDNWYVEKTFSFNIDNKINYLQGSCFNCMNVDGTPYYVLAQYEKPYTDTDAGDGNLDITQNPDNFLVLKTLDKNYKQVDSLRVSINAPEGVPYRSAAFGLFGNNDLSEGYFSNNGKLNYVVELLDYTPSLDADLASFAVYDSEHGKLKDICDNVTSNQWALLNTIHGKSDQMWFLQTLGTGESAAQQIQLVDVPSCEKAGVLPQNIDGNNISSNFDRYPTSANAQGYQYVIALANAEGNEAGEVLAPIAWVNPDCTIDHVDRLNLGTKAELFTPLLNSTSLNPYLFNTDDDMEYVYLAKKRRDDGTKLDNVLEIAKVDGTVLKSWRGDDTHSISQAGFPVMNELGKYQMFVVFSDTENNKYDMSFYDLPFTKFEEGGKGTVEDPYLISTTGDFQQMALEPTKSYKLVADIDMAKAAQWWAPIKSFTGSLDGDGHTVYNLGIKTTDGHVGLFGSLDINGVAKNLNFVNPTVDVTNTNQYIGVLAGETSYSTDSKAEGANVDNISVYGAKIAGEDAMVSAAGGLVGCANLYTNIANSSFQGKISLPNSENVGGIVGQTRTSSGVNACYANVNATAKSNLGGIVGIAGSVQDKCAFSNCEVRGKLTAENTVGGFIGDNYFNNISNVISHADIVATNKSTWNGYAAGGILGVMESDWSGKAAGSVKNCVFDGSIKAFENGEEVSNPATTHQIAGRTIADEDYAEGETPKTETRLSNNYTTNNMGSTDAASVEGAYKAAKEMNKDFFTGLQYAYGNTLAEPWKEDGSKIPTLYFNNIAKALAVSSDDVTVGTTDEGAVVVQVSVYGMENPDLESDLEVSAVGNATATLGEAHGNSIDLVIKGTKMGVGVVTVSYGDFSATINVSVLKNYVSGIENVEDAAALVIKAADAQISAEGADAIYVYSVNGKLVGKTSGAAFSTAGLTSGLYIVKATDKAGHKATAKFVIK comes from the coding sequence ATGAGATTATTATCTACACTTTGCCTTTCTTTGCTCCTGGGAGCAAGCGGCACAGCGGCGATGGCCTCCAGCAAGGCATCGTTTGCCAAGAAGTTTAAGAATGCTGATATCCATCGCTTGGTTTCTGTGCCAGGTATGGTGAATTGCAGCAACAGTGCTTACCAGATGCGCCAGGCTGGCTTTGCCAACATCAGCAATGCTCCTTCACGCATAGGCGACACCCCTACCAATTCGGCATCGGGCGAGGCTTACGGATGGGTTACCGGTTCTGACGGCGGCAACTGGTATTTCACCCAGAGCATCGTTTCTAGAGACTCAGTATACAGCGAGTATTATACTGCTCACTTCCATGAGTCTTCAGAAATCACGCTGTTCGATAACAACCACAAGCAAGTGGGCTCTTTCAGCGTCAAGGTTCCTGAAGGATGGAAGCATGTGGCAAATATCACTCCATACGGTCCTGTTACCAAGAAACTTTTCGATAAGGACGGGAAGTCTAACGAAATTCTGGTGGAGTTCCACGATGCCTTCAACGGCGAAAACAAGTATCTGACTCGTGCCTACGATGTCAATACCGGTGAAATCAAGTTCGAGATGGAGGGTACCGGTCTGGTATTCGACGCATCTAAGGGCTGGAACAGCTACCAGCGCCTGATTATGACTCACGAGTCTGACAGCCTGTATAACATCGATGTCATCGCTCCTCCTGCCTTGGGAAAGGACAATTGGTACGTGGAGAAAACCTTCAGCTTCAACATCGACAACAAAATCAACTATCTGCAGGGTTCCTGCTTCAACTGTATGAACGTGGATGGCACTCCTTACTATGTTCTGGCACAGTATGAGAAGCCATATACCGATACCGATGCAGGTGATGGTAACCTGGATATCACACAGAATCCAGACAACTTCCTGGTGTTGAAAACTTTGGACAAGAACTACAAGCAGGTGGATAGCCTCCGTGTTTCCATCAATGCTCCTGAGGGCGTTCCTTACCGTTCTGCTGCCTTCGGTCTCTTCGGCAACAACGACTTGTCTGAGGGCTACTTTAGCAACAACGGCAAATTGAACTACGTGGTAGAGCTTCTCGACTATACTCCTTCTCTGGATGCCGACCTGGCTTCTTTTGCCGTTTACGATTCAGAGCATGGTAAGTTGAAGGATATCTGCGATAATGTGACAAGCAACCAGTGGGCTTTGCTGAACACCATCCATGGCAAGTCTGACCAGATGTGGTTCCTGCAGACCCTGGGTACAGGCGAGAGTGCTGCCCAGCAGATTCAGCTGGTAGATGTTCCTTCCTGCGAGAAGGCAGGTGTGTTGCCACAGAACATCGACGGTAACAATATCTCATCTAACTTCGACCGTTACCCAACTTCTGCCAATGCGCAGGGCTATCAGTATGTCATTGCTTTGGCAAATGCTGAGGGTAACGAGGCTGGTGAGGTTCTGGCTCCTATCGCTTGGGTGAACCCAGACTGCACCATCGATCATGTGGACAGACTTAACCTGGGTACAAAGGCTGAGCTCTTCACTCCATTGCTCAACAGCACATCACTCAACCCATATCTCTTTAACACAGATGATGATATGGAATATGTATACCTTGCCAAGAAGCGCCGCGATGATGGTACCAAGCTCGACAACGTATTGGAGATTGCCAAGGTTGACGGAACCGTCCTGAAGTCATGGCGTGGTGATGATACTCATTCTATCTCACAGGCAGGTTTCCCAGTGATGAACGAATTGGGCAAGTACCAGATGTTCGTTGTGTTCAGCGATACTGAGAACAACAAGTATGACATGAGCTTCTACGACCTTCCTTTCACCAAGTTTGAAGAGGGCGGTAAGGGTACTGTAGAGGATCCATACCTGATTTCTACTACGGGTGACTTCCAGCAGATGGCTCTGGAGCCAACCAAGAGCTACAAGCTGGTGGCTGACATCGATATGGCGAAGGCTGCACAGTGGTGGGCTCCTATCAAGAGCTTCACTGGTTCTTTGGATGGTGATGGTCATACTGTATATAACCTCGGTATCAAGACTACAGATGGTCATGTAGGTTTGTTTGGCTCACTCGATATCAATGGTGTTGCCAAGAACCTGAATTTTGTGAACCCTACTGTTGATGTAACTAATACCAACCAGTATATAGGTGTGTTGGCTGGTGAGACCAGCTATTCTACTGATAGCAAGGCTGAGGGTGCCAATGTGGATAATATCTCTGTTTATGGTGCCAAGATTGCTGGCGAGGATGCGATGGTTTCAGCTGCGGGTGGTCTCGTAGGTTGCGCTAATCTCTATACCAATATTGCCAACAGTTCTTTCCAGGGCAAGATTTCTTTGCCTAACTCTGAGAATGTGGGTGGTATCGTTGGTCAGACTCGTACAAGTTCTGGCGTAAATGCATGCTATGCAAATGTAAATGCCACAGCCAAGAGCAATCTGGGTGGTATCGTAGGTATTGCCGGTTCTGTTCAGGATAAGTGTGCGTTCTCCAACTGCGAGGTTCGCGGTAAGTTGACTGCAGAGAATACAGTAGGTGGTTTTATCGGTGATAATTACTTCAACAATATCTCTAATGTTATCAGCCATGCTGATATCGTAGCAACCAACAAGTCTACCTGGAACGGATATGCAGCAGGTGGTATCCTTGGTGTGATGGAGAGTGACTGGTCTGGTAAGGCTGCCGGATCTGTAAAGAACTGCGTCTTCGACGGCTCTATCAAGGCTTTCGAAAATGGTGAAGAGGTAAGCAACCCTGCTACTACTCATCAGATTGCCGGTAGAACTATCGCTGATGAGGACTATGCTGAGGGTGAGACTCCTAAGACAGAGACTCGCCTTTCTAACAACTATACTACCAACAATATGGGTAGCACAGATGCTGCCAGCGTAGAGGGTGCCTACAAGGCAGCCAAGGAGATGAACAAGGACTTCTTCACAGGTTTGCAGTATGCTTACGGAAACACACTCGCTGAGCCTTGGAAGGAGGACGGAAGCAAGATTCCTACTCTTTACTTCAACAATATTGCAAAGGCTCTCGCTGTCAGCTCTGATGACGTAACTGTAGGTACTACCGATGAGGGAGCTGTTGTAGTTCAGGTTTCTGTATATGGTATGGAGAACCCAGACCTGGAGTCTGACCTGGAAGTTTCTGCTGTTGGTAATGCTACTGCTACTCTTGGTGAGGCTCATGGCAACAGCATCGACCTGGTTATCAAGGGTACGAAGATGGGTGTCGGTGTGGTTACCGTTAGCTACGGTGATTTCTCTGCTACAATCAATGTATCAGTTCTCAAGAACTATGTAAGCGGTATCGAGAACGTAGAGGATGCTGCGGCTTTGGTTATCAAGGCAGCTGACGCTCAGATTTCTGCCGAGGGTGCTGACGCTATCTATGTTTACAGCGTAAACGGCAAGCTCGTAGGCAAGACTTCTGGTGCTGCTTTCAGCACAGCAGGTTTGACCTCTGGTCTCTACATCGTAAAGGCAACTGATAAGGCTGGTCATAAGGCTACAGCCAAGTTTGTTATCAAGTAA